In Planctomycetota bacterium, the DNA window GCACGCCGTGCACGACGGCCGAGATCAGCCGGGCGTGCTCGTCCTCGGGCTCGGCGTCGCCGTCCCAGCCGGTGTTGAATCCCCGGCGGACATCCTCGGGCGGCCGCTTGGCCAGGATGGCCACGCCGTTGTAGGTCTTCTGGCCGTAGGTCGCAGCCTCGTAGCCGGCGGCCCGCACGGCATCGACCGGGAAGGCGTCGTCGGTCGTCTTGAGCTCCTGCAGGCAGACGACGTCGGGACCGTGCCGCTCGAGCACGCCGAGCAGCCGCTCTTCGCGGACGCGGACCGAGTTGACGTTCCAGGTGATGATCCGCACGGCGGGCTCCGCCGCGGCGCACGGTGCCGGCGTCCGCCGCGGGCCGCACGATACGCCCCGCTACCATCGGCGGTCCATCGCCGGAGTGCCCCCCACGTGAACCGCATCGATTCGATCTTCGCCGGCCTGCGTGCGCGGGGGGAGCGCGGGCTGATGCCCTTTGTCTGCGGCGGCCGGCCCGCGGGCGCCCCGATGGCCGGCATCCTGCGAGCCATCGAAGAGGCCGGCGGCTCGATCGCCGAGATCGGCATCCCCTTCAGCGATCCCATCGCCGATGGGCCGGTCATCGCCGAGGCGATGCACCAGGCCATCGAGTCCGGCGTGACGCCCGGGGGCCTCTTCGGGGAGGTCGAGGCGGCGCGGGCAGGCCTGGATATAGGCCTTGTCGCGATGGCGAGCTTCTCGATCGCCTTCCGGCTCGGCGGTCCCGACGGCTTCGCGGCGCTGGCGGCCCGATCGGGGTTCGACGGACTCATCATCCCGGATTGCCCCCTGGAAGAAGCCGGCGAGCTCGCGGTGGCCTGCGGCGAGCACGGCCTGACGCTCAGCCACCTCGTCTCGCCCACCACGCCGCCTGCGCGGGCGGAGGCCCTGGCCCGCGCGTCCACCGGCTTCGTCTACCTCGTGGCGCGGGCGGGCATCACGGGCGAGCGGGCCGGCCTGCCCGATATCCAGGGCCGGGTCGCGCAGCTGCGGGAATGCACCGACCTGCCCATCGCCTGCGGCTTCGGCATCTCGACGTCCCAGCAGGTGGCCGAGACGGTGCGGCACGCCGACGCGGCGATCGTCGGCAGCGCCCTGGTGCGGCGTCTGGAGGCCAGCACCGCCGCCGACGCCCCGGGAGTGGTCCGCCAATTCGTCGGCGAGCTTGGTTCCGGGCTCCGGGGTGCATAGACCTTTCTAG includes these proteins:
- the trpA gene encoding tryptophan synthase subunit alpha — protein: MNRIDSIFAGLRARGERGLMPFVCGGRPAGAPMAGILRAIEEAGGSIAEIGIPFSDPIADGPVIAEAMHQAIESGVTPGGLFGEVEAARAGLDIGLVAMASFSIAFRLGGPDGFAALAARSGFDGLIIPDCPLEEAGELAVACGEHGLTLSHLVSPTTPPARAEALARASTGFVYLVARAGITGERAGLPDIQGRVAQLRECTDLPIACGFGISTSQQVAETVRHADAAIVGSALVRRLEASTAADAPGVVRQFVGELGSGLRGA